One stretch of Thermoproteota archaeon DNA includes these proteins:
- a CDS encoding NADH-quinone oxidoreductase subunit L, whose amino-acid sequence MADMMGFDIGQYAAWLIWILPFAAAMIIPGVGKASKRATGYVAVAFALMSALSAASLLPIALEAHEVHDQINWINAIGIKAGVLADPIAIIMANVVGWISFLIMIYSTGYMKGDKDIVRFWFWMMFFIGSMQLIVLSDNLLQVFFGWEGVGLASYALISFWYRDKKKDYVGKEGRTVLGLLDYYSPTHAGMKAFIMTKVGDVMMIAGMLLIFAFAGTFGFRELLEDTTWATTMSAQGLLIPAAVLLFGGAIGKSAQFPLNEWLLEAMTGPTAVSALIHAATMVKAGVFLVARLGPLFFALGAAGILADQFFEIIAWVGAITALLLATQGMVNPEIKKVLAYSTGSQIGYMMMALGIAGLSEQFVDGYTAGFFHLISHAMFKASLFMAAGSLLHIVGSRFMTDMGGLRKHMKKTYAFMWAAGLGLMGAPFITTGFWSKDAIFASVYESGNEWALPIFAIAVLTAIITAFYTTRMIGMVFFGPKSKHVEKMESEGHHIHEAPLSMWVPYGILAVLTIGIGIIGLSVEGGIHELFAEYLEHSFGIHSLHHADEHSILPEFLQGLNPVALGASLVAFAIGIGLGYIFYIGRWVDPVKFVNSNLFFYGIHKVMLNRWYLNAIIYWCFVVAPLWLARGVFRYFEKTAIDYGMNVGLQKAVGWGAKVVQGTQTGVAQSYLFVFGAGLLFVVLILLI is encoded by the coding sequence ATGGCTGACATGATGGGATTTGATATTGGTCAGTATGCTGCTTGGCTAATCTGGATACTGCCATTTGCTGCAGCAATGATTATTCCAGGTGTTGGTAAAGCCTCTAAACGAGCAACGGGTTATGTTGCAGTTGCATTTGCCCTAATGAGTGCATTATCTGCAGCATCTTTGCTTCCAATTGCATTAGAAGCTCATGAGGTGCATGATCAGATTAACTGGATAAATGCAATTGGAATTAAAGCTGGAGTCTTAGCTGATCCAATTGCAATTATCATGGCAAACGTTGTTGGTTGGATATCTTTCCTTATCATGATTTACAGCACTGGTTACATGAAAGGCGATAAAGATATTGTAAGATTCTGGTTCTGGATGATGTTCTTTATTGGTTCGATGCAGCTGATTGTTCTTTCTGATAACTTGTTACAGGTATTCTTTGGTTGGGAAGGTGTAGGACTTGCATCATATGCATTGATTAGCTTTTGGTATCGTGATAAAAAGAAAGACTATGTTGGAAAAGAAGGACGTACTGTTCTAGGTTTACTTGATTATTATTCTCCAACTCATGCAGGGATGAAGGCTTTCATCATGACCAAAGTTGGTGATGTGATGATGATTGCTGGAATGCTTTTGATATTTGCATTTGCTGGAACATTTGGATTTAGAGAATTACTAGAAGATACTACATGGGCAACTACAATGTCTGCCCAAGGATTGCTTATACCTGCAGCAGTGTTGCTATTTGGTGGAGCGATAGGAAAATCTGCACAATTCCCACTAAATGAATGGCTACTTGAAGCAATGACTGGCCCTACTGCTGTTTCTGCTCTAATTCACGCAGCAACGATGGTAAAGGCAGGCGTATTCCTTGTAGCAAGATTAGGACCATTATTCTTTGCATTAGGTGCAGCAGGAATTCTAGCAGATCAGTTCTTTGAAATTATTGCATGGGTTGGTGCTATAACTGCATTATTGCTTGCCACTCAAGGTATGGTCAATCCAGAAATTAAGAAGGTTCTTGCATATTCTACAGGTTCTCAAATCGGATATATGATGATGGCATTAGGCATTGCAGGTTTATCTGAACAATTTGTTGATGGTTATACTGCAGGATTTTTCCACTTGATATCTCATGCAATGTTTAAGGCTTCGCTCTTCATGGCAGCCGGTTCGTTACTGCATATTGTTGGCTCACGATTTATGACAGATATGGGTGGTCTGCGAAAACACATGAAAAAGACTTATGCGTTTATGTGGGCAGCAGGACTTGGTCTGATGGGAGCTCCATTTATCACAACAGGTTTCTGGAGTAAAGATGCAATCTTTGCATCAGTGTATGAATCAGGAAACGAATGGGCCTTGCCAATATTTGCAATTGCAGTACTTACTGCTATCATTACAGCATTTTACACAACAAGAATGATTGGAATGGTCTTCTTTGGTCCAAAGAGCAAGCACGTTGAAAAGATGGAATCCGAAGGACATCACATTCATGAAGCTCCATTGTCAATGTGGGTACCATATGGTATTCTTGCAGTCTTGACTATTGGAATAGGAATTATTGGATTGTCAGTAGAAGGTGGAATACACGAATTATTTGCAGAGTATTTGGAGCATTCATTTGGAATTCATTCCTTACATCATGCAGATGAGCATTCAATATTGCCTGAATTCCTACAGGGACTTAACCCCGTTGCATTGGGTGCATCATTGGTAGCATTTGCCATAGGAATTGGACTTGGATACATATTCTATATTGGTAGATGGGTTGATCCTGTCAAATTTGTAAACTCTAATCTCTTCTTCTATGGAATTCACAAAGTTATGTTAAACAGATGGTATCTTAATGCAATTATCTATTGGTGCTTTGTTGTAGCACCATTATGGCTAGCACGTGGTGTATTCCGCTACTTTGAGAAGACAGCAATTGACTATGGCATGAATGTAGGATTACAAAAAGCAGTAGGATGGGGCGCAAAAGTAGTTCAGGGAACTCAAACTGGTGTTGCACAATCATATCTATTCGTATTTGGAGCAGGACTACTCTTCGTAGTTCTGATATTGTTGATTTAG
- a CDS encoding NADH-quinone oxidoreductase subunit N, whose amino-acid sequence MIEITSTPMIIIAILGTIGVILPVISIARKEKGSNSFYAVIAFGALIASIGYVIYQLVSEKTLSAAMFSSGVLVDDTFGGLFAIAMLIVAIMTTVGSFNYMRKQSHSAVYYSLILLSAIGMVLVAYATDLVMLFVAWELMSIPTYILAGFMKKNPSSNEAALKYFLFGALSSAIIVYGISLAYGITGSTNISEVMQGFATVDPELLPLALLAIGMFIAGFGFKMGLVPFHMWLPDTYEGAPPTITALLAAGTKKAGFAAAIRVIVMGTVALNLDWTLALGIIAVMTMTIGNIAAIMQKNLSRMLAYSSIAHAGYILIGLAVAPFSQIGLSGSLFHILNHSVMKGAAFIAVAGIVTTLAVTHLDKIKGLGRRMPITSLGLVISLFALAGVPPLNGFWSKLMLFGSALDAGTVVWWAPWLAIAGVLNSALSLAYYGWIMRKMYFEGETQKRVKEPKSIIAVMIFSIIFMVGIGVYPDPIINFAESAAPSLSLGITP is encoded by the coding sequence ATGATCGAAATTACTTCAACACCAATGATAATAATTGCAATACTTGGTACCATAGGTGTAATTCTTCCAGTAATTAGCATAGCTAGAAAAGAAAAGGGAAGCAATTCATTTTATGCTGTAATTGCATTTGGTGCCCTAATTGCATCCATCGGCTATGTCATCTATCAACTAGTCAGTGAGAAGACTCTCTCTGCTGCAATGTTTTCTTCAGGTGTTTTAGTTGATGACACATTTGGTGGTCTCTTTGCAATTGCAATGTTAATTGTAGCAATAATGACTACAGTTGGCTCTTTTAATTACATGAGAAAGCAGAGTCATTCTGCTGTTTACTATTCACTGATTTTACTCTCTGCAATTGGTATGGTTCTTGTTGCTTATGCAACTGACTTGGTAATGTTATTTGTTGCATGGGAGCTAATGAGCATTCCAACATACATTTTAGCAGGATTTATGAAAAAGAACCCAAGCTCAAACGAAGCTGCACTCAAGTACTTTTTGTTTGGTGCTTTGTCATCAGCAATAATCGTTTACGGTATATCTTTGGCTTATGGAATCACTGGTTCTACTAACATCAGCGAAGTAATGCAAGGATTTGCTACAGTAGATCCAGAATTGCTACCTCTTGCATTACTTGCTATAGGTATGTTCATAGCAGGATTTGGATTCAAGATGGGATTAGTTCCATTCCACATGTGGCTGCCAGATACATACGAAGGAGCACCTCCAACAATTACTGCATTACTTGCAGCCGGTACAAAGAAGGCTGGATTTGCCGCAGCGATTCGAGTAATTGTGATGGGAACTGTGGCATTAAATCTTGATTGGACTCTTGCACTTGGAATCATCGCAGTAATGACAATGACAATAGGAAACATTGCTGCTATAATGCAAAAGAATCTTTCAAGAATGCTTGCATATTCCAGTATTGCTCATGCAGGCTACATTTTGATTGGATTGGCAGTTGCACCGTTCTCACAGATAGGACTTTCTGGCTCTTTATTCCATATTCTTAATCATTCTGTTATGAAAGGTGCAGCGTTTATTGCAGTTGCAGGAATTGTTACGACTCTTGCTGTAACTCATTTGGATAAGATCAAAGGACTTGGTAGAAGAATGCCTATCACATCATTGGGTCTTGTAATCTCACTATTTGCACTTGCAGGTGTTCCACCACTAAATGGTTTTTGGAGTAAACTAATGTTATTTGGCTCTGCACTAGATGCTGGTACAGTTGTATGGTGGGCCCCATGGTTAGCTATAGCTGGAGTGCTAAACAGTGCACTATCTTTGGCATACTATGGTTGGATTATGAGAAAGATGTACTTTGAGGGTGAGACACAAAAGAGAGTCAAAGAACCAAAGTCAATCATTGCAGTAATGATATTCTCAATAATATTCATGGTTGGAATTGGTGTCTATCCAGATCCAATAATCAACTTTGCAGAAAGTGCTGCCCCATCACTAAGTTTAGGTATTACGCCTTAA
- a CDS encoding polyprenyl synthetase family protein — MDRKNIEINPLLETYGRYIKKIDEVLEAELNLYSESEFIEPLKYSIHGGKRIRPIILVLAAESVGTVDENTYTASCAVEFLHTESVIHDDIIDDETLRRQKDPFHIKYGYNTSILTGDFVLGLILNISSKINNPRITKDLATTAMLMSEGEMIEGQLEASEDVTFDDYLKVIEYKTATAFEVAARIGAIIGKGSEEEIEALTEYGKNIGIAYQIRDDLLDWKNEDKLFNLLIKKSHDPRDVFNRMEDLLKSYSEKARVGLRKIPDNDAKSNLEQLIAFTSFKA; from the coding sequence TTGGATAGAAAGAATATAGAAATTAATCCTCTTTTGGAAACTTATGGTCGTTATATCAAGAAAATTGATGAAGTTCTAGAAGCTGAATTGAATCTCTATAGCGAATCAGAGTTCATAGAACCATTAAAGTACTCAATTCATGGAGGCAAGAGAATTAGGCCAATAATTTTGGTTTTGGCTGCAGAAAGTGTAGGAACAGTTGATGAAAATACCTATACTGCTTCATGTGCAGTCGAATTTCTCCATACAGAATCCGTCATTCACGATGACATTATTGATGATGAAACCCTAAGAAGGCAAAAAGATCCATTCCACATAAAATATGGATACAACACTAGTATTCTTACAGGCGATTTTGTTTTAGGATTAATTCTTAATATTTCATCAAAAATTAACAATCCAAGGATAACAAAAGATCTTGCCACCACTGCAATGTTGATGAGTGAGGGCGAAATGATTGAGGGTCAGCTAGAAGCAAGTGAAGATGTAACCTTTGATGATTATCTAAAGGTGATAGAATATAAAACAGCTACTGCATTTGAGGTAGCGGCTAGAATTGGCGCCATCATAGGAAAAGGTTCTGAAGAAGAAATAGAAGCACTAACAGAATATGGAAAGAATATCGGAATTGCTTATCAAATAAGAGATGATTTACTTGATTGGAAGAACGAAGACAAATTATTTAATTTGCTAATTAAAAAGAGTCACGATCCAAGAGATGTTTTTAATCGAATGGAAGATTTGCTAAAAAGTTATTCTGAGAAAGCTAGAGTAGGATTAAGAAAGATTCCAGATAATGATGCAAAGAGTAATCTTGAGCAACTAATTGCATTCACTAGTTTTAAGGCGTAA